The stretch of DNA aTCTATATGCAGATGCAAATACACTTAGGAAAAAGTCGCTATATGTAGTTatgctatatatatttatatatgtataggtTGTATGTGGTAATAGTAGTGATACCTTAGGCTAGTTATAGTTAACCACGTTGAACGAAAcatcaaaaaatacttatgcATATAAATAGTCGATTCTGATTCTGTGTTCCTCTCGGTTCCCCGACCGCCGATGCATCAGCATCGAAGGGACGAGCCTACTCTTTGAGGCAGCCTAGACAGCGACAGATTTCGACGATTGGAAGAGGTTGGAATCCAAACGGGGAACAAAGCCTTATCCGTCTCCCATTGCTGCATCGCATTCCGCCGCTCCGCATTAGTTGTTCTTCACGTTATACGCCTTCTTCTCGTTGCTGCCGTTCAGTGGATCTCATTTCGACGGACCCGGCGGAAACGGGTTTATCACAGCTACAGCAGCCGCTTGCTGGCTAGCCAAAACAGCCGCTAAAGAGAAGAAGATTTAGATTAGTATTTAACTCTTTGTATCAAACGCCATTTACAAAACTCACCTCCATAGGGCGCCGGGTACATGGGATAGCCGAGGCCGACGTGCGTGTGGTGGTGGGTGTGCACATGGCGCTGTGGCGGCGGACTGCGCGAGTCGGCGGCACCTGCACCGCCTCCTCCCGCCGCGCCATTGCCCGCAGCGCCGCCTCCCACTCCGCCCACGGCTCCATTGCCCGGCGGCCCGTTTGGCGGCGGACCGCCGGGCATCGACTGCTTGTGCCCGTCCAAGGACGAACCGGGCGTCACACCGCCGTGTCCTTTGGGGCCGGAGAGATCCGGCTTGCTGCCGGGCGCCGGGCCCATTCCTCCGGGTGGTGGCTGTAGGTTCAGCGGCACACCGCCCGCAGACCCAGGTGCCGAGCCGGGCTGCTGGTTGGGACCGCTGCCGGGGCCGAGGACGCCGGAAACGGGTCCGGATCCGGGGCCGCTGCTCGTGGGACCGCTGCCCTGCTGGGGCGGCCCGATGCTGGGACTGCTGACGCTCACCTTGACGGGGCCGCTGCCGCTGGTGGGCGACTTGAGGGCCCGTTCGCTGAGCTCGTGGATCTTGTGGGTGGTGTAGTACTGGCTGGCCGCGTGATGCAGTGCATCCAGGGCCTTGGTGCCGGTGTTCCGCGAGAGATCTTCGGGCGCGTGGTAGCGCGGGATGGGCAGGTGATAGGGTGCCGTATTGTACGGTCCGGCTGCCGACATCAACACGTTGCGGTACATCGGATGATTGGGATCGAAGCCGAAGGGCGTGGGGGAAATGTACGAGGGGTGGAGGAAGTACTGCGACGTGGGTGGCGGTGGCGGACCCTGCGTCTCCATGGTCGGCTTCTGGCCCTCCTGCTTCACCTTCAGCGGCTGATCATCGTCGCCGCCGCCCTTTTGCTTGGGCGAATCCTTTGTCAGGTTGGTGGCCTTGTTATTGGCCGCCGCATTTGCCGCCTGCGACTGCTTtagtttttgctgctgctgttgttgctgctgttgttgttgttgctgctgctgttgttgctgctgctgttgatgttgttgctgcgcctgctgttgttggtgttgctgttgaaggtgctggtggtgctgctgaatcgcctgctgttgctgctgtgccatTTGcatctgctgttgttgttgctgctgctgctgttgttgcgcGGATCCCATGCCTGGCTCATCCTTGTGCATCATGCCGGGATGAGGCTGAAGGCCTCCACTGGCGGCGTTCTGAGCTGccgcggcagcagcggcggctgcCTGATTCTGTCGCCCCGTGAACATGTAGTACCTGGATTTGGAAGGATATATATGTTAGTCACATCTTCTAAAACTTGGAATATGACTTCtgaatatgaaatatatgAATTTTAAGCTCAAGATGGTTATttgtgtataatatttaaaattaaaggatactatatattgacatttttttcACTTCTTCCGCCCATGCGAATTCTTGTTCTAAAGAGTTtgcggtttttaaaaaatcgatatagaaTTTATCATTAGGTTTctttagttaagttatgtataatataattaatatgtatatattatgtatatataatataatatatatcctcttgttcctaagaattcgcggtcttcgaaaaattaatatagaaTTTATCATTAGGTTTctttagttaagttatgtatgatccacacaaataaatcctcttgttcttaatctccaaaaaaaatgtatatatattataaaacaatCAATTACCGTCTCAGGTCCTCGTCGCGCGCCTGCTGCACTGCCGCCAGGCTCATCGAGTGGCGCTGGTAAATGGTGGGATAGGCGCCCAGTGCCTGCAGATCCTTGGGATGCAGGGCATGCGGCTGCTGTGGCTGCGGCGGTGGCAGCTGTTGGGGTTGCGGCGCCGGCTGCTGTTGCGGTGGCGGATGTTGCTGACCCGGATTTGAGTTGGGTTCCTGCTTGATCTCCTGCTTGGTCAGGGGCTCCTGCTTGATCAGCTTGTTGGCAATCATCTGGGGGGAATATTTTGCATTAGTTTTCGGAAAAGATGCAAAATATGAATTATATAAACTCACCTGCTGCTGCGGTGGCAAATGCTTCGGCTGGTCGTGCGGACTGGGACTCTCCTTAAGGCGCTCTTCCTTGATACTGATCCCCGACAACTGTTGTGCTTGTGAGCTGGGCGGCAGACCCGGATGACCACCTAGTTTGGCGGCCTCCTCGGAAGCCACAATTGAAACGGACCCAAAGTTGGGATCGACATTGTACGGATACGCAGGCGGAATAAAGCTACAaggaaaaatcataaaattggTTAGTAATGTTCTCGTGATttccttttaaataatatttattatcacGGTAAAAACTTACTTGAAGGGATAGAAGTGTGGCATGCCTTTACCCGGTCCAGGACCCCCTAGACCGGCTGCCCCCAGCGCCGAGAGTCCACCTAGACCAGGTGGCAGAGCTCCTGGCGGCGGTCCAGCCACTGCACTGAGGTTCACCGGCGGCGGCTGGGATCCCGGCTGCGAGGTGGGCGGTCCAACGATCTCCTTGCCATTGTTCTCTGACTGCTggccctgctgctgctgcggtggcTGCTGACCCGGCTGTGGCTGCGGTTTGGTCATCAGATCCAACGGTGGATCCTTGTTCTTGCCACTGTAGTCCGCCAGGTGGGCGGCCaccgactgctgctgctggccaggtGGGCCCAGCAAATGATTGGGGGGCTGTGAGGTAGGCGGAGGAGCACCCGGCTgcatctgctgctgttgttgagcTTGTGTCAAAGCAGGTGGCAATCCTGGTGGTTTGCCCGGCTCCGTCTGCACCATGTATTgcggctgttgttgctgctgttgcggtgGAGGTGGCGCCTGCTGCTGCGACGGGTAGAACTGGTACATTCCCGGCACATACATGTTGGGAGCCGGGGCTGGTGGTACACCAACACCCACCTCCGTTGGCTTCTTGCCCATTAAATCTATATGCTTGGCCGCCACCACCTGGCCCACTGACTTGTCCAGCAGCTCCTGCTCGGCCACGGGCGTGGAGTCATCGGAGATATCACTGTAGGCCGGACTCTGTACATCCTCGCGCGAAACACGACCCTCAAAGTCACTTGGTCCGGGCGACTTGCGGTTCTTCTTCTGCTTGCTGCCAGCGGCACTCACAACGTTTACGGAGCCGAATCCAGGCGAAGTCTTCAAACCGGCCTGCTGGGCATAGGCCGATGGCGTCTGTTGCTGATCCTGCTGGACATGACTCGGCGCCCTGGGAGGCGACTGTTGCGTTTGTGGATTAACCGAGGGTTGTCCCGGCTGCAGGGGATTTCCATCTGGAGGGCCAAAGCGCAGAACTCCCGCTTTAACTGGAAAGGGGATACAATAAAAGTTAAGCAGGGCCTATAAAATGATTCCTGGGGTCGAGAACTTACGTGCTCCCTGCTGCATCAAggcctgctgctgttgatctGACAGCATTGCCGGCAGTCCACCCATTAGCTGTTGCTGGTGCTGTGACAGCGCTTGTCCAGAGATTCCAGCGGTGATGCTGCCTCCGGCCAccggttgttgctgctgctgctgctggttgcTTGCCGCGCTGCCTCCTGGGGTgagcaactgctgctgctgctgttgtgtgggagtctgttgctgctgtgtcgCGGCATTTGGACCTGCTGTCAGTGGAAGATTGCCCAGCGGCAGTACTGATGCTGCAGATTGCTCTGCCCCAGGTGTTGCCACGGCACAAATGGGAACTGTAGCTGGTGGCGTGGCTGGTGGAGGTGCAGAGATTGGCGCTGTCGATTGTGTCTCCACCATAGGGACGCTGGGGGCGGTAAGAGATACCGATCCAGTGGCTGGTGTCGTGGGTGCAGCACTGCCATTGGTGACGGGGTTGCTGGAATTGGCGGTGGGCGTGTTCGGCGGTACTGCCACTGTTCCCTGACCCGCTGAAGGCGCTGTTGCTGGGGCTGCCGTCACAGATGCTCCCGCTACTCCCGCTCCACCACTTGCTACTCCTGGCGAGGGCGGCGTGGCCGGCTCCTCGGCTCCTCCTTGCATCGAGTCCTCATCCATGGAGCTGGCACCACCGCCCGCTCCGTGGGCATGCGACTGGTGATAGCGCAGCCCATTGGCGTGCTTGTACTTCTTGCTGCAGTCCTGCTCGGGACACTCGAGCAGAACCGGGGAGATCGCGCAGGGCGAGGCAGTCTTACATTTCTTGGTGCTGATCTGCACATTGAGGCCAGTGACCGGATTGAGCAGGCTCTGCGGCTGCGTGGCCAGGCCACCGCCGCTGGCCGAGATGGGAATGCCGCTGGCGTTGACCATGTTAACTCCACCAGCTCCACCGATACCGCCGCCAGACGCTCCTCCGTCCGCTGCATCGCCGTTGAGCGGCGAGGGCGCCTCGTCCTTGGACTTGCGCTTCTCGGGACGCGGCGGCAAGAACGCTGTCGGTGATGTACTGGGCGTGGCCCCGCCTCCGTTGCCCGAcgagctgctgttgctgttcgCTGCCGCGTTGCCCGAAGCACTGCGCGTCGCCCCGCGTCCCTTGGTGGCACCATTGCGCAGCTTTGAGTGCACCTGGGCGTGTGAGAAGTAAATCTGTAAAATGGAGtaaagatataaatataaaaatttcaatgaaATATTCATTAATTTACTTACCGAACTTCTGGTCTCGGTGAAGTTGCTCAGGTCGGGCGTGAGACCTGCACTACGTCCGCGCTTGCCGCGTCCCTTTGGAGTTCGAGAATCTAATTCTTCAGTTGGTGAATCACAGAATCTGAAAGACAGGACAGAAATAAATGAGTAATCAGCTTTTTGAAAGCTGGCACTGTTTGCAGTCCCCACAGatatcatatttctataatcaaaacaaaaccacATATCTGGGATCTTGGTTATCTTGATTAGCACATTAAGCATTTAACCCGTAAATAAAACATTGTTTAGATTAACAGTCAGAAATGCTCGAGGAGTTAACACGTTTCAAACTGATGCCCAAAAAGGGGTAGAAAagataaatgaaaataaaaaaatcaacttGCAACATAATATTGAAAGGCattctttattaatttatctaaTCTCTACAGTAATAATTTTGGAAACAGTTTGAAAAGCATATCACCACCGTAAGACCCAACTCAATTCCCAGCCACACCCACCCACTCACCTTGGAGGAGCCCAATCGTGTCGGGTGCAGTCGAGCAGGGTGCCCACGTAGGTCTTGCCCCGCCACGTCACGTTGACCACGAGAACGCCGCCCTCGGTCTCGTGCCACACGATTCCCTCGAGGGTCACGGAGGTGCCGGGTTCGCATGGGCCCAGGCAGTCCGGTTCGGTGATGGTGCCCACCGAGGTGCCGATGCAGATGTCCACCATCTCCttgttgccgccgccgccgcctgttCCGCTGGCCCCGGCCTCGTGCTTGGCCCTCTTGGCGGGCGGCGATTTGGTGTCCTCGTCTCCGGTTCCTGCGCTGCCCGCCGGCACCGAGATCGTGTGGTGCATAGTGGCTGAGATCATGCCGGGTGCCATCAGCTTGGCCTGGGCTGCCGCTCCTGCTTTGCCCTCCGAGCCGCCGGGAGTGCTGTTCGAGCCCTGATTCGAGTTGGCTCCACTCCCGCCGCTGTAGCTATTGGAAGCGGCAGCCGCTGCCAGCTGGGCGGCAATGTGCGAGGAGATCTTAATGCTGCCGGCGGATTCCTTTCCTGGCGGACCAGGTGCATTGgcaccgccgcctcctccagaTCCGCCGGCACCACTGCTGGCCAGTTGGGAGGCGGACGAGGATGCTGCTCCGGTGGCCGCCAGTAGAGAGGCTGCCGCTGGCACCGCCGTTGATGGTGAGCCGGCCGAGGGTGAACCCGCCGAAGGTGTAAATACACCCGGTGGCACTGCCGAAATGGAAGATGAACCACCGGGTTGGCCAGGACCGCCACTAGAGTTTGAACTACCGGCCGAGTTTGACATGTGTGCGGCGCGCCGAATGCATGCGTGATTAGAGCAAGGTGCTCCCACCTCTCCGTTGCACGAGCAAGTCGATCCGCCGGCTCCCTTCTCCGGTGTATCCTTCTCTCCGGCCGCCGAGGCTGCCGCCGCTGACTTGTCCACGGACATGCGATTGGAATGTGCGTTCTTGTCCTTGGTCTTCTCGCGCCGATGGCCCGAACTGCCGCGTTTGGTGCCCTGCGGCGTGGACTGACTGCCGCCGGAGGATCCCCCTCCGCTGGCGTGGCCACCGGCATTGTTCTGGctaccgcctcctcctccgccggacGAGGAGGAGCCACTGCCGGCACTCGCATTGTTCAGATGCTTCTTGCTGCTGCCCGACGaactgccgccgccgccgctgctggaGGAGCTGCCGCTACTGGCACCACTACTCGACGAATTGTTGCCCCCCAGGGAGGAGGCGTTGGTGGAACTGGAACCGGAGCCGGAACTCCCATCCTCGTTGGCCGAGCTATTGGATCCGGCGGCGCCAAGGGCTCCGTTCTGCTGCTGGTCGGCGGTGGCCTTCACAATCTCGTGCTTGGCCTCCGAGCTCTTGGTGCCCGGCTTGGTGCGCTTGATCTTCATTTTGAGTCCTTTGTCTAGCGTCGCCTGGTGGTCTATGGACATCTTTGCGCTCGATTTACCActggaggagctggagctgTTACCGCTACCGCTTCCGCTGTTGCCGCCTTGCGAACTCGGCGGCCCACCGGCGtttgtgttgctgttgttgctcccGCTGCCGCTTCCGCTGTTCcctgcgctgctgctgcctgaGCCGCTGCCTCCGcttccgctgctgctgccgttgttgttgttgctgttgctagtgttgttgccgccgctgccgctgcccgTTTGCGAGGACATGCCGCCAGCGGAGAATTTGGAGCCCGCTTGTCCACTGCCAGCCActgtagctgctgctgctgccgctcctGTCGCTCCCGAGGACACTAAGCTGCCGCCCTTGGAGAAGCCCGCAAATGTCGAGGATGACAATGTGCTGCCGGCTCCAGCTCCCGCTGCTCCGTTTGTGTTCCCGCTTCCACTCCCCGAGCCACTCAGGGACTTGGAGCTACTGTTCAGTGGACTCGGACTGTTCAGTTGAGCCACCAAAGCAGACTTGTAGCCCTTGGAGCTGctcccgctgctgctgctcgagcTGGAGTGATGGTGGTGATGATGGTGATGCTTCCCCGACGAAGAGGAGGATGTGGAGGACGAGGAAGAGGATGAACCCTTGGCCACCGCGTTCGCACTGCCGCCACTGGGCGCTGCAGCtgccgacgaggaggaggaggagttagCTCCGCCACTGGCCACCGGCTGGCGTGTGAACTTAATTGTGGTTGGCGATGTGGCCGACAAATTGCTGTGCAACGTGGTCTTGTGCGATTTGTGCGAggatgctgccgctgctgagGATGAAGACGCTCCGCTCTTGGAGGATGATGAGGAGGATGTGGAGGAGCTGGTTGCCTGCTTGGCATTTAGCGCGGTAGCCTGGTTGCCACCACCCGAAGAATGCGCCGACTTCTCGATGTCCGCGTCCAAGTCGTCCAGCAGCTCTGGTATGCCGCCAATGTTCCACTCGTCCTCGTACTCGAAGTTCGTGTCCTTCGACTCGCTCGAGTTGGAGCTGCTCGACGAGGAgagcgacgaggaggaggagttgcAGGCGGGGCTCTTGCCAGGTAGTTCTGCGGAGGGAGAAGGAGGAGAGAGTTGCGATTAGGTGAGAATTGCCGCGTCAGTGTCAGGGGGTCAGTGGCGTAATGAAAAGGGGGTAATgcttttttgataaaattgtGAATCTACTAAAGTGAATAAGtgatattatttcattttaaaatatgcatattttcttaatttaattcattttgaaATTTCTCTTAAAAACATCGAAATTACTTGTAAAGTATTTTTTGGAAAcgcaatttttattaaattaagtttcaaAATGAATGCCTTAATATAATTATGCAAAAGGATTGTTCCGCTGCAGCTGTGTAATTTAATGCGTACATTTATCCCACCCCCCTTTAAAATGTGTAATCCTGCCTACACCACTGGTGAtatagcaacaaaaaaatgagaGCCAGCGAGAGATTTGCAGTTACTTACTCGAGTTTGTGTGCTTCTTGATCGCACtggagttgttgttgttgttgtggttgctCTTCTGATTATTCgccgatgctgctgctgccgcagtggttgttgttgttgccttcGTTTTGTTATTGAAATTCAGCGCTTGATTCGCCGTTGTCGCCgtcgatgttgttgttgctgctgctgttcctgCTGTTGCCGTTGTAGCTgtagctgctgctcctgccgcACTTAAATTAGCTAACAATTTATTACTCTTAATATTGCTTTCCGTTGCTACGTTGCTGCTATTCAGGGCCACCTGCGAATGCAGAAAGAAAGAACAAATCCAACAAAATAAGTATCAGCCGTATGGGTGTGAGTGCGTGAGCGTGTGCGAGTGCGAGGAGGAGGGCAAGAGGAAAACTCCAAAAGCCGAGATAGAAATTTAAACCGCTTTCGCCTTACCTTCGCCAGCTTCTTTTCCATTCCATAACCATAATTAGTTTTGTGCCTATGTGGTATtgttaatgttttaaataacagaaaaacaaaaaacgaaaacaataaataaataagcgaCGTTTCTCTCGAATATTTTGCGCGAGCCTCTCCGCGGCGTCCTTTTTGAACGACTGAAAACGGAAaaccaacacaaaaaaaaaaagagccgAAGAGCAACCACCGAAAACGGCATGGGAGAGGAGAGGCAGAGAGAGAAGAGCGGAAGAGAGGCGGCGGAGAGACGgaggcaacaacaaaacgcTTTTAGTGTTGGAAAACGCGAATGGCCTGTAGTAACTGACAATTTTAATTGTGCCTTGATCTCGATCATGTTTCTCTGCCCCTTTAACTAATAAATCAAATCACTTCGCTACTGTCCCAATAAACCAATAACGAAATGAGTAAAGAGTGTAGTTGGTTTGCTGGTCAGTTTCTTATCGTCTACTCCGCTTATCGCACACTGCAAAAGTGTAGTGGCCACTTGAGAAAGCAGCCGGAAAAAAAACGCCACTCGAGTGCCCCAAAATGatgacaataaaataattacgcTCTTATCGCCCACTAAATGTACAGAATGGAAGTGGAGGGGGTTACGTGGATAAACAGTGTTGCCAACTTTTAAACCTCCTATATAAGCTATAAACACTCCCCACGATTAAGTAGCCAAACAAGACTTTTACTGgtgctaataaaaatataatctcTCGTTATATTATTGTGTAGTCGAAAATAAAGAATCTTTAAATTTGGAATGACGtctaagtatttattttctatgtaCTTATGTATATGCCGTAAAAGTGTTATTAAGATTTCTATTAAAGTTATGTACCTTCCTAgtgtttgaattttaataaagtttaatttcagaaaaaatctaaccaattaaattgaatatttgaaatataataaCCGAgttaaatttcaatattaatgataatattgtatgaataagaaatccaaaaaaatctATCGAAAACACTGTTAATTTCCTCCTAATCTAAGTCTTAGCAAGATAAAGAAATTCATTAATTACTTATTATACTTGGTTAGAAAGTgatcacagttttttttaagtagttacATTAATTAGATAAGCTGGCAACActggatagatagatagatagatagaaggTAGTGTGGATAGTTTTTGGAGCTCTTTTGAGCTCTAGGTGACACATTTGCTTACCTTATTCGGGTGGTGGCTAGTGTTCGCCTCGTTACGTCTCATTGACTCCATGCAGACGCAAACGATCGGGCGGCCGCACTGCGCGGGCGGCCCAAAGTACTACCAGTAGTGCCTAGGAACGTGCAGCCGGCGGAGGAGTTGCTTAGATGGCTTGGACAGGTGCTGCGATTGCtggtgcggatgcggatgacTCTGCTGGTGGCTGGTGACGATGATGAAATGGGGCGCTGCCTCGTGTGACGAATTGTCGACTTGTTATCCAGGCAACAATGCAGGGAGACACAGGGCCTCGGCCCTCGGGCCAAATGGTTCATTTTCAAAactgcaaaagaaaagaaagaaatagcAATAAATATTCGATTCGTCCGATTAGGTACAATATGCAATCTGGCAGATATACGGTTAAAGCTAAAATGAAAAGTACTGCCCCACTTGATCG from Drosophila takahashii strain IR98-3 E-12201 chromosome 2R, DtakHiC1v2, whole genome shotgun sequence encodes:
- the sbb gene encoding pneumococcal serine-rich repeat protein isoform X3, which codes for MEKKLAKVALNSSNVATESNIKSNKLLANLSAAGAAATATTATAGTAAATTTSTATTANQALNFNNKTKATTTTTAAAAASANNQKSNHNNNNNSSAIKKHTNSKLPGKSPACNSSSSSLSSSSSSNSSESKDTNFEYEDEWNIGGIPELLDDLDADIEKSAHSSGGGNQATALNAKQATSSSTSSSSSSKSGASSSSAAAASSHKSHKTTLHSNLSATSPTTIKFTRQPVASGGANSSSSSSAAAAPSGGSANAVAKGSSSSSSSTSSSSSGKHHHHHHHHSSSSSSSGSSSKGYKSALVAQLNSPSPLNSSSKSLSGSGSGSGNTNGAAGAGAGSTLSSSTFAGFSKGGSLVSSGATGAAAAAATVAGSGQAGSKFSAGGMSSQTGSGSGGNNTSNSNNNNGSSSGSGGSGSGSSSAGNSGSGSGSNNSNTNAGGPPSSQGGNSGSGSGNSSSSSSGKSSAKMSIDHQATLDKGLKMKIKRTKPGTKSSEAKHEIVKATADQQQNGALGAAGSNSSANEDGSSGSGSSSTNASSLGGNNSSSSGASSGSSSSSGGGGSSSGSSKKHLNNASAGSGSSSSGGGGGGSQNNAGGHASGGGSSGGSQSTPQGTKRGSSGHRREKTKDKNAHSNRMSVDKSAAAASAAGEKDTPEKGAGGSTCSCNGEVGAPCSNHACIRRAAHMSNSAGSSNSSGGPGQPGGSSSISAVPPGVFTPSAGSPSAGSPSTAVPAAASLLAATGAASSSASQLASSGAGGSGGGGGANAPGPPGKESAGSIKISSHIAAQLAAAAASNSYSGGSGANSNQGSNSTPGGSEGKAGAAAQAKLMAPGMISATMHHTISVPAGSAGTGDEDTKSPPAKRAKHEAGASGTGGGGGNKEMVDICIGTSVGTITEPDCLGPCEPGTSVTLEGIVWHETEGGVLVVNVTWRGKTYVGTLLDCTRHDWAPPR